The segment TTTTTTAGTTTATTGAACTTCTTTCGTGTTTATATAGCGCAATCTAAAAAAAAGATGACTTTTATAAAATATAAAAGCCATCTCTCTGTGCCTAGAATTCTTAACTTACAAGCCCTCATCCATTAACTCAAATAAAGTCAATAAGTAGGCTTTTAACTTCAACCCTTAACTTCCCTAACTTGTTTTCCTAAACCGCCGCCCTTCCTTTCCCCGATAGGCGCAGGAATCATTCATGCATACATACTCACCCGGTGTTTTGTGAGTCACCTTATTAATATATTCCATGGTGCTTCCGCAATGGTCACATACTACTTTAGCTCCCGGCAAGATTGACCCTCCTTCCCTGTACTTTTCTCAAAATGTTATTTAGGCAATATTAAGACTGTAAGTCTTTAATCAACTTCTGAATCGCCTTCTTTTCAATTCTCGATACATAAGACCTAGATATCCCAAGCTTTTTAGCAATATCCCGCTGTGTCTTTCTCAAGCCGTTAAACAGCCCGTAACGCCACTCCAGCACCTGCTTTTCCCGCTTATTCAAATTCTTCACATGTTCAAGCACACGCTTTCTTTCCTGTTTTAATTCCACGGTTTCAGCGACTGTATCCAAATCCGTCCCTAATACATCCATTAGGGTAATTTCATTCCCCTCTTTATCTACCCCAATAGGGTCGTGTAAAGATACTTCACCGCGAATTTTTTTTCGTGATCGTAAATGCATCAAGATTTCATTTTCAATACACCGGGCAGCATAGGTAGCAAGCTTCGTTCCTTTTGAAGTATCGTAGGTATTAATACCTTTAATTAAGCCAATGGTTCCTATGGAAATTAAATCATCTACATCCACTCCGGTGCCCTCAAATTTTTTAGTTATATGAGCAACCAGTCTGAGGTTATGCTCAATCAATGTGTTACGTGCATCCTGATCACCACGGGCAAATTCCTCAAGGTAGCGTTTTTCATCTTCGTCGGAAAGAGGATAAGGGAAAGCATTATTGGACATATATGCCACAATTAAAGCGATGGTTTGGAGCACTAACAAGCTGCCGAAAGTAGTTAAACCGGGAATCATGTATACACCTCCTGAAATTCGGTACTTTATACTATATGGTCTTTGACTGACATATGTGACTGCCCTAAAATGGAAATTTTTTACCATTAAGATTTGCCATAAGTTTAGATGAGAGCGGAAAAGCTATACTAAGGAGGTGATATAAATGAGTAAAATTCACTGCACGGTAAATAACTGCCACTATTATAAGCAGGGAAACATTTGTGATGCATCAGAAATTCTGGTGACGTCTGACCAAATCGGCGCAACTTTGCCGGATAATGCAGATGCCACCCAAGCCCAGAATATGGGCGTAACACCGACTAACACCTGTATGGAAACCTGCTGCAAAAGTTTTGTCCATCAAAATTCGGCACAAACAAACGTTGATGGCATAATTAGGAAATAGAAAAACCTTCAAGAGAAACAATTTAATCGCCTTGGCGCATTAAGGTCTAACTTTTCAAAAAAATTAAGCCCCACCCGGGGCTTAATTTGTAGTAATATATTTTTTCGCCAAGTTATGGTGACACTCCAGTAAACGGAACGCCGGCAATGTCAGCCACATCCCGATCTATGGCACAGAGATCATC is part of the Metallumcola ferriviriculae genome and harbors:
- the sigK gene encoding RNA polymerase sporulation sigma factor SigK — encoded protein: MIPGLTTFGSLLVLQTIALIVAYMSNNAFPYPLSDEDEKRYLEEFARGDQDARNTLIEHNLRLVAHITKKFEGTGVDVDDLISIGTIGLIKGINTYDTSKGTKLATYAARCIENEILMHLRSRKKIRGEVSLHDPIGVDKEGNEITLMDVLGTDLDTVAETVELKQERKRVLEHVKNLNKREKQVLEWRYGLFNGLRKTQRDIAKKLGISRSYVSRIEKKAIQKLIKDLQS
- a CDS encoding DUF1540 domain-containing protein, which produces MSKIHCTVNNCHYYKQGNICDASEILVTSDQIGATLPDNADATQAQNMGVTPTNTCMETCCKSFVHQNSAQTNVDGIIRK